The proteins below are encoded in one region of Tepidimicrobium xylanilyticum:
- a CDS encoding thiamine diphosphokinase yields the protein MKALVILSGKIIDINRLRELKKEVDFVLSADGGTNHCFKASLKPDLVVGDLDSISEEVIQQIEENKIPVEKFPVKKDKTDSEISIDYIIDKGFKDITIVGATGNRLDHTLANILLLKKLKERGINGRIIDDDNVIYLVEDELILKNIPGYYVSVIPITNTGIVVTLKGFEYELENTRVQFGSTLGISNRIVKDKGFIRIYEGQSLVIISRD from the coding sequence ATGAAAGCGTTAGTCATTTTAAGTGGTAAAATAATTGATATTAACAGGTTAAGGGAGTTAAAGAAAGAGGTTGATTTTGTACTTTCTGCTGATGGTGGAACTAATCACTGCTTTAAAGCATCTTTAAAACCTGATTTGGTTGTAGGAGATTTAGATTCCATTTCAGAGGAAGTTATTCAACAGATTGAAGAGAATAAAATACCAGTGGAAAAGTTTCCTGTAAAAAAAGATAAAACGGATTCAGAAATTTCCATAGACTATATAATAGATAAGGGATTTAAGGATATAACTATAGTAGGAGCTACTGGAAATAGGCTGGATCATACTTTAGCTAATATATTGCTGCTCAAAAAGCTGAAGGAAAGAGGAATAAATGGACGAATAATAGATGATGATAATGTTATATATTTAGTTGAAGATGAGCTGATTTTAAAAAACATACCCGGCTATTATGTATCTGTTATTCCTATCACCAACACTGGAATTGTAGTTACATTAAAGGGATTCGAATATGAGCTGGAGAATACCAGAGTTCAATTTGGCTCCACTCTAGGCATAAGCAATAGGATTGTTAAAGATAAGGGATTTATAAGAATTTATGAGGGACAAAGTTTAGTAATCATATCAAGAGATTGA
- the rsgA gene encoding ribosome small subunit-dependent GTPase A, which translates to MIEGIIIKGIGGFYYVKTQDKVYECKARGLFREDNIIPLIGDRVKIRINEEDGSGYIEEIMERKSQLIRPPVSNVTQAIIIMSIKKPDINLWLLDRLIVLAEHQRLNIGICINKIDLVQEDERNLIEKAYRETGYPIIKTSCKTGEGIVDLIDLLKNQVTVFAGPSGVGKSSLLNRIKPGLELKTGDVSKKTTRGRHTTRHVELIDLDGNSFVLDTPGFSSLSLDFIEREEELSKYFKEIDEFNGKCKFINCIHFKEPGCEVKKQVEKGNISRERYENYLMFLEEIKANRRY; encoded by the coding sequence ATGATAGAAGGCATAATAATAAAAGGCATTGGTGGGTTTTATTATGTTAAAACTCAAGACAAAGTTTATGAATGCAAGGCTAGGGGGCTTTTCAGAGAAGACAATATAATACCCTTAATAGGAGATAGAGTAAAAATCCGAATAAACGAGGAAGATGGTAGCGGCTATATTGAAGAGATTATGGAAAGGAAATCTCAGTTGATAAGGCCTCCCGTATCTAATGTAACTCAAGCTATTATTATTATGAGCATAAAAAAACCGGATATAAACTTATGGTTATTAGACAGATTAATAGTTTTAGCGGAACATCAAAGATTAAATATTGGAATATGTATAAATAAAATTGATTTGGTTCAGGAGGATGAACGGAATTTAATAGAAAAAGCCTATAGAGAAACCGGGTATCCAATTATTAAAACTAGTTGCAAAACTGGAGAAGGTATTGTAGATTTAATAGATTTATTAAAGAACCAAGTTACAGTTTTTGCAGGGCCTTCAGGGGTTGGGAAATCCTCACTACTAAATAGAATAAAACCAGGATTGGAGCTAAAAACTGGAGATGTAAGTAAAAAAACTACCAGAGGAAGGCATACCACCCGACATGTAGAATTAATAGATTTAGATGGCAATTCCTTCGTACTTGACACTCCAGGTTTTAGTTCCTTAAGCTTGGATTTTATTGAGAGGGAAGAAGAGTTGAGCAAGTACTTTAAGGAAATAGATGAGTTCAATGGCAAATGTAAATTTATCAACTGTATTCACTTTAAGGAACCTGGTTGTGAAGTGAAAAAACAGGTGGAAAAGGGGAATATTAGTCGGGAAAGATATGAGAACTATCTAATGTTTCTTGAAGAGATAAAAGCAAATAGGAGGTATTAA
- a CDS encoding Stp1/IreP family PP2C-type Ser/Thr phosphatase, whose amino-acid sequence MEVGVKTDIGRIREVNQDAYYISVIEENPLFIVADGMGGHKAGEIASNMAVDIISADLGKDVTLLELDDNSIKNRIKESIGRANEEIYKKSLEDESYSGMGTTVTLIYSKGKKVFIGHVGDSRAYLLRKNILLQLTKDHSLVEELIRNGSISREEAKLHPQRHIITRAVGTSPDVEADLIVQEKHKGDIFLLCTDGLTSMLADDEIREQLLICENMQKICEELIEFANEKGGFDNITVVAIKF is encoded by the coding sequence ATGGAGGTTGGAGTTAAAACTGATATTGGCAGGATTCGGGAGGTTAATCAAGACGCTTATTATATTTCTGTTATTGAAGAAAATCCATTATTTATTGTAGCAGATGGGATGGGAGGACACAAGGCAGGAGAAATTGCATCGAATATGGCTGTTGATATAATAAGTGCAGATCTAGGAAAAGATGTGACCCTCTTGGAATTAGACGATAATAGCATTAAAAATAGAATAAAAGAATCTATAGGTAGAGCAAATGAAGAAATATACAAGAAGTCTTTAGAAGATGAATCCTATTCAGGGATGGGAACAACTGTGACTTTAATCTATTCAAAAGGGAAAAAGGTCTTTATTGGACATGTTGGAGATAGTAGAGCTTATTTATTGCGTAAAAATATATTATTACAATTGACGAAAGATCATTCTTTAGTCGAAGAGCTTATTAGAAATGGAAGCATTAGTAGGGAAGAGGCAAAACTTCATCCACAAAGGCATATTATTACAAGAGCAGTAGGAACTAGTCCAGATGTTGAAGCGGATTTAATAGTACAGGAGAAGCACAAAGGTGACATATTTCTATTGTGTACAGATGGGCTAACCAGCATGTTAGCAGATGATGAAATAAGAGAACAGTTGTTAATATGCGAAAATATGCAAAAGATCTGTGAAGAATTAATTGAGTTTGCCAATGAAAAGGGTGGATTTGATAATATTACTGTTGTGGCTATTAAGTTTTAA
- the pknB gene encoding Stk1 family PASTA domain-containing Ser/Thr kinase has protein sequence MIGTVLGNRYEIIEKIGGGGMALVYKAKCRLLNRYVAIKILRDEFNNDEEFIKKFKRESQAAASLSHPNIVNIYDVGVDKKDGQEIHYIVMEYIKGKTLKEIIREKGKFTVDETIDYSIQIAEALEHAHENHIVHRDIKPHNIMVTEDGRVKVTDFGIARAASASTVTNTSNVIGSVHYFSPEQARGGYTDEKSDIYSLGIVMYEMITGRVPFEGDSPITVALKHIQEEIIPPREIDNSIPLGLENIIMHCVKKSQSDRYATVSDLLSDLKKTKLSGGKLPMEDTNFIEAPTQIIPVVEDKEGKEMKKSKKKKNSDGSLKVVFFAILLAFVVVSSMALGFYKLKDYFITKEVVVPDLVGLHIDRAKEEAEKLGLNVEVANEVYSSEFNKDEVVNQMTEAGTKVKEGYTIKVAISKGRNLVKVPNLINRNINEIDSILKDSSLSEGLVEYEYSDNVAENIIINQDPAPYTEVEEGTKINLIVSQGPEKKIVVMPKLVGQSENEAKNALIAYGLALDQIVREPNNEYEEGIVFWQSIEPGNEIETNTAITLYVSSGPSARGEEPEPEEKDKEIPFVMTLTPSVEDDEVEIKIVRVQDGNRKDVYNKIHKVDGSSIEIPLEGKVDAVFEIYYDGIYIDEIVHPHN, from the coding sequence ATGATTGGAACTGTTCTTGGTAATAGATATGAGATAATTGAGAAAATAGGCGGAGGTGGCATGGCTCTTGTTTATAAAGCTAAATGTAGACTTTTAAATAGATATGTAGCAATTAAAATTTTGAGGGATGAGTTTAACAACGATGAAGAATTTATAAAAAAGTTTAAAAGGGAATCTCAAGCTGCAGCCAGCCTTTCGCATCCAAATATAGTTAATATATATGATGTTGGAGTAGATAAAAAGGATGGACAGGAAATTCATTACATAGTAATGGAGTATATAAAAGGCAAAACCTTAAAAGAGATAATAAGGGAAAAAGGAAAGTTTACTGTAGATGAAACTATAGATTATTCAATTCAAATAGCAGAAGCCTTAGAACATGCTCACGAAAATCATATAGTCCATAGAGACATTAAGCCGCATAATATAATGGTAACTGAAGATGGCAGAGTGAAGGTAACTGACTTTGGAATAGCAAGAGCAGCTAGTGCTTCAACGGTAACCAACACATCCAATGTAATAGGTTCTGTCCATTATTTTTCACCAGAACAGGCCAGAGGAGGTTATACTGATGAGAAATCTGATATATACTCCTTAGGCATAGTCATGTATGAGATGATCACTGGAAGAGTTCCTTTTGAAGGAGATAGTCCTATTACAGTAGCTTTAAAGCATATTCAGGAAGAGATCATCCCACCTAGAGAAATAGATAATTCAATTCCACTTGGATTGGAGAATATAATTATGCATTGTGTAAAGAAGAGCCAAAGTGATAGGTATGCTACTGTAAGTGATTTATTATCTGACCTAAAGAAGACCAAATTGTCTGGTGGCAAATTGCCAATGGAAGATACTAATTTTATTGAAGCACCTACTCAAATAATACCAGTTGTGGAGGATAAGGAAGGTAAGGAAATGAAAAAATCTAAAAAGAAAAAGAACAGCGATGGTAGTTTAAAAGTTGTTTTCTTTGCTATACTATTGGCCTTTGTAGTAGTTAGTTCAATGGCCTTAGGTTTTTATAAGCTTAAGGACTACTTCATTACTAAGGAAGTTGTAGTACCTGATTTAGTTGGATTACACATAGATAGAGCCAAAGAGGAAGCAGAAAAGCTTGGATTAAATGTTGAAGTGGCAAACGAAGTTTATAGCAGTGAGTTCAATAAGGATGAAGTAGTTAATCAAATGACAGAGGCAGGCACAAAGGTTAAAGAAGGGTATACAATAAAAGTTGCTATTAGTAAGGGAAGAAACCTAGTTAAAGTTCCAAACCTAATTAATAGGAATATTAACGAGATTGATAGCATACTTAAAGATTCTAGTTTATCAGAAGGGCTAGTAGAGTATGAGTATAGTGATAATGTAGCTGAAAATATAATTATAAATCAAGATCCAGCCCCATATACTGAAGTTGAAGAGGGGACTAAAATTAATTTAATTGTTAGCCAAGGTCCGGAAAAAAAGATTGTAGTAATGCCAAAGCTTGTAGGTCAAAGTGAAAACGAAGCTAAAAATGCCTTGATAGCATATGGATTAGCATTAGATCAGATTGTTAGAGAGCCTAATAATGAATATGAAGAGGGCATTGTATTTTGGCAAAGTATTGAACCTGGCAATGAAATAGAGACAAATACAGCCATAACCTTATATGTTAGTTCAGGTCCATCAGCTCGAGGAGAGGAACCTGAACCTGAAGAGAAGGATAAAGAGATTCCTTTTGTAATGACATTAACACCTAGTGTGGAAGATGATGAAGTAGAAATTAAAATTGTAAGGGTTCAGGATGGAAATAGAAAAGATGTTTATAATAAAATTCATAAAGTCGATGGAAGTTCTATCGAAATACCATTGGAAGGGAAAGTAGATGCTGTATTTGAAATCTATTATGATGGCATTTATATTGACGAAATAGTTCATCCACACAATTAG
- the thiT gene encoding energy-coupled thiamine transporter ThiT, translating to MKKWSTKMLVEAGIMIALAVLLSRIKIYQAPQGGSVTAGSMIPILLFSMRWGLKPGIIAGATFGVLKLILGGWVFTPIQAILEYPIAFGFLGLAGIFSNSIKDFSNDKYVKIILSIFFAIGGRFLCHLLAGVIFFAEYAGTQNPWIYSLVYQSSYLVPEFIVSIIILSLIWKPISKIEK from the coding sequence ATGAAGAAGTGGAGCACAAAGATGTTAGTGGAAGCTGGGATTATGATAGCATTAGCTGTTTTGTTGAGTAGAATTAAAATTTACCAAGCACCTCAAGGAGGTTCTGTAACTGCAGGTAGTATGATTCCAATCCTTTTGTTTTCTATGAGATGGGGACTTAAACCTGGGATTATTGCTGGAGCCACCTTTGGAGTATTAAAACTCATATTAGGAGGTTGGGTTTTTACCCCTATACAAGCAATATTAGAATATCCTATTGCCTTTGGTTTTTTAGGATTAGCTGGAATTTTCTCTAATTCCATTAAAGATTTTAGTAACGACAAATATGTCAAAATCATTCTATCTATATTTTTCGCCATAGGCGGTAGATTTTTATGTCATCTATTAGCTGGGGTTATATTCTTTGCTGAATATGCAGGAACTCAAAATCCTTGGATATACTCTTTAGTATATCAATCCAGCTATTTAGTACCAGAATTTATAGTATCTATCATTATTTTATCGTTAATTTGGAAGCCTATTAGCAAAATAGAAAAATAG
- the rpe gene encoding ribulose-phosphate 3-epimerase, protein MIKLSPSILSADLGNLKEEILKLEKGGADYIHLDVMDGIFVPNITFGPPVIKHLRNITQIPFDVHLMIDKPERYIEDFVEAGADMLTVHVESTLHLHRTIDVIKSYGIKAGVALNPSTPLESIEYVLDYVDLILIMTVNPGFGGQEFIGSMEKKIKKMRRIIDEKNLNILLEADGGIKLDNAKEIINYGLDIIVVGSDIFRSKDVIERTKMFKSL, encoded by the coding sequence ATGATAAAACTTTCACCATCCATTTTGTCAGCAGATTTAGGCAATTTAAAAGAGGAGATACTTAAACTTGAAAAAGGAGGAGCAGATTATATCCATTTAGATGTGATGGATGGCATATTTGTTCCCAACATAACCTTTGGACCGCCAGTAATTAAACATTTACGCAATATTACCCAAATTCCTTTTGATGTTCATCTTATGATTGACAAACCTGAAAGGTATATAGAGGATTTTGTAGAAGCTGGTGCTGATATGCTTACAGTCCACGTGGAATCTACCCTGCATTTACATAGAACCATAGATGTAATAAAATCCTATGGTATAAAAGCAGGGGTAGCTTTGAATCCGTCTACACCCTTAGAAAGTATAGAGTATGTATTAGATTATGTTGATTTAATTTTGATTATGACAGTAAATCCTGGCTTTGGTGGACAAGAGTTTATAGGTTCTATGGAAAAAAAGATTAAAAAGATGAGGAGAATTATAGATGAAAAGAACCTTAATATTTTACTTGAAGCTGATGGAGGAATTAAGTTAGATAATGCAAAAGAGATAATCAATTATGGCCTTGATATCATAGTAGTTGGTTCTGATATTTTTAGAAGTAAAGATGTGATAGAGAGAACTAAAATGTTTAAGAGCTTATAA
- the rpmB gene encoding 50S ribosomal protein L28, with the protein MARKCEVCGKGKIFGNKVTFSNKKSRRDWSPNIRRVRAVVDGTVKRINVCTRCLRSGYVERAL; encoded by the coding sequence ATGGCAAGAAAATGTGAAGTATGTGGAAAGGGTAAAATATTTGGAAATAAAGTGACTTTTTCAAATAAAAAGAGTAGAAGAGATTGGTCACCAAATATCAGAAGAGTAAGGGCAGTGGTTGATGGAACTGTTAAAAGAATAAATGTTTGTACTAGATGCTTAAGGTCTGGTTATGTGGAAAGGGCGTTATAA
- a CDS encoding Asp23/Gls24 family envelope stress response protein has translation MPARAKNDYGYIDIDDNVIATIAGLSAMESYGIVGMASKKAKDGFFELLKRENLSKGVKIYIENDEITIDLHVILQYGMRISVVAENIIEKVKFNLENLTGMKVKQVNVYVQGIRVEK, from the coding sequence GTGCCAGCTAGAGCTAAAAATGATTATGGTTATATCGACATAGATGATAACGTAATAGCTACTATAGCAGGGCTTTCAGCTATGGAAAGCTATGGAATAGTAGGTATGGCTAGTAAAAAAGCAAAAGATGGTTTTTTTGAGCTATTAAAAAGAGAAAATCTTTCTAAAGGGGTAAAAATATACATTGAAAACGATGAAATAACAATAGATTTACATGTTATATTACAATATGGAATGAGAATATCAGTAGTAGCAGAAAATATTATTGAAAAAGTAAAATTTAATTTAGAAAACTTAACAGGGATGAAAGTTAAACAGGTAAATGTATATGTACAAGGAATTAGAGTTGAAAAGTAG